One Neodiprion pinetum isolate iyNeoPine1 chromosome 1, iyNeoPine1.2, whole genome shotgun sequence genomic window carries:
- the Rad23 gene encoding UV excision repair protein RAD23 homolog B — translation MIITLKNLQQQTFTVEIDPSKTVKELKDKIEVQKGFPAQHQKLIYAGKILTDEQPLTTYNIDEKKFIVVMVTKPKAGAGPSTSEEQHADGDNNKEHTAASPATLTTTPTAAEDVRPRPPPVVLDPPAAVAPTGAQAESALLMGEEYNTMVNNIMDMGYDREQVEQALRASFNNPDRAVEYLLTGIPAQLFEDPPEDPPEAQDQAQDPLAFLRTQPQFQQMRQVIQQNPQLLNTVLQQIGQTNPALLQLISQNQEAFVRMLNEPVGATGGTVQGTPAAAAAVAQGGLTGGTGAVAGIGAGAGAGVGAGAGASLGAGVIQVTPQDKEAIERLKALGFPEHLVVQAYFACEKNENLAANFLLSQNLDD, via the exons ATGATTATTACGcttaaaaatcttcaacaaCAGACGTTTACCGTCGAGATTGACCCCTCGAAAACG GTTAAAGAATTGAAAGACAAGATCGAAGTTCAGAAGGGTTTTCCGGCTCAGCATCAAAAACTCATATACGCGG GAAAAATATTGACCGACGAGCAGCCTTTAACTACCTATAATattgacgaaaaaaagtttatcgTGGTTATGGTAACGAAACCTAAGGCTGGCGCTGGTCCAAGCACTAGCGAGGAACAGCATGCTGATGGTGACAATAACAAAGAACACACAGCAGCTAG CCCAGCAACCTTGACTACGACTCCTACGGCTGCAGAAGATGTTCGTCCCCGACCACCACCAGTTGTGCTTGACCCACCTGCAGCAGTGGCACCTACTGGAGCTCAGGCAGAAAGTGCTTTGTTGATGGGAGAAGAATACAATACAATGGTCAATAATATTATGGATATGGG GTACGATCGAGAGCAGGTTGAACAAGCATTAAGGGCAAGTTTCAACAATCCTGACAGAGCAGTAGAATATTTACTCACTGGTATTCCAGCTCAGCTGTTTGAGGACCCACCTGAAGACCCTCCTGAAGCCCAGGACCAGGCTCAGGATCCCTTGGCATTCTTACGCACCCAACCACAGTTTCAGCAAATGCGCCAAGTGATTCAACAAAATCCGCAATTACTAAATACTGTACTGCAACAGATTGGACAGACCAATCCAGCCCTACTGCAATTGATTTCACAGAATCAAGAAGCCTTTGTTCGCATGCTCAACGAACCTG TTGGTGCTACCGGCGGAACAGTTCAAGGAACGCCAGCAGCAGCGGCTGCGGTGGCCCAAGGAGGACTTACAGGTGGTACGGGTGCCGTTGCTGGTATTGGTGCTGGTGCTGGGGCAGGTGTGGGCGCAGGTGCAGGTGCGAGTCTTGGAGCTGGAGTGATTCAGGTGACGCCACAAGACAAAGAAGCAATCGAAAGGCTGAAGGCACTGGGATTCCCTGAACATCTTGTTGTTCAGGCTTATTTtgcatgtgaaaaaaatgaaaacctaGCGGCTAACTTTTTGCTGTCGCAAAATCTCGATGATTGA
- the CDC50 gene encoding cell cycle control protein 50A isoform X1, producing MTTLTDPSVLPKTKKPSDSAFKQQRLPAWQPILTAGTVLPTFFVIGIAFIPVGIGLLYFSEEVKEHSIDYTNCISNSSASGNETKCADIIALNSSAVCYCEINFTLTNEFGGNVYMYYGLTNFYQNHRRYVKSRDDNQLLGQLSQTPSSDCKPFAYSYVNNTEMPIAPCGAIANSLFSDELTLWSHVHQNFVPLLNYGIAWPSDKSIKFANPKGYDTLEDAFKDYAKPKNWSKAIYELDTKNVSNNGFQNEDLIVWMRTAALPSFRKLYRRIDHSQDSFKGGLVRGNYSLIVKYSYPVAAFEGTKRMILSTTSLLGGKNPFLGIAYIVVGCVCLILGIALLIIHIKCSKSTNQMINVNQNTPYQ from the exons ATGACGACCTTGACGGACCCCTCCGTCTTGCCAAAGACTAAAAAACCATCCG ATAGTGCATTCAAACAGCAACGGCTCCCTGCGTGGCAACCAATTCTTACAGCTGGAACAGTTCTTCCAACATTCTTTGTAATAGGAATAGCTTTCATACCAGTTGGCATAGgattactttatttttcggagGAGGTCAAGGAACATTCCATCGATTACACTAATTGCATTTCCAATAGTTCAGCTTCTGGTAACGAAACAAAATGTGCCGACATAATTGCTTTGAATTCCTCAGCTGTGTGCTATTGTGAAATTAACTTCACATTGACAAACGAATTTGGTGGTAACGTTTATATGTACTATGGCCTGACCAATTTTTATCAGAATCATAGACGATATGTTAAATCTCGTGATGATAACCAGCTATTGGGCCAGTTAAGTCAGACACCATCCAGCGACTGTAAACCTTTTGCTTATTCTTACGTAAATAACACTGAAATGCCTATAGCCCCTTGTGGAGCAATAGCAAATTCGTTGTTCAGTGACGAGTTGACTCTTTGGTCCCATGTGCACCAGAATTTTGTTCCATTATTGAATTATGGCATAGCTTGGCCTTCTGATAAATCCATCAAGTTCGCAAATCCTAAAGGTTATGATACTTTGGAAGACGCTTTCAAGGACTATGcaaaaccaaaaaattggTCCAAAGCTATTTATGAATTGGATACAAAAAATGTTAGCAACAACGGATTTCAAAATGAAGACCTAATTGTCTGGATGAGAACGGCAGCCCTTCCTAGTTTCAGGAAACTGTATCGCAGAATTGATCACTCTCAAGACAGTTTCAAGGGAGGATTAGTTCGTGGAAATTACAGCCTCATCGTTAAATACT CATATCCTGTAGCAGCATTTGAAGGTACCAAACGGATGATATTAAGTACCACCTCACTTTTAGGGGGTAAAAACCCTTTCCTTGGCATTGCCTATATCGTAGTAGGCTGCGTCTGTTTGATATTGGGAATCGCCTTGTTGATTATTCATATTAAATGCTCTAAGAG tacaaACCAGATGATCAACGTTAACCAGAACACACCGTACCAATGA
- the CDC50 gene encoding cell cycle control protein 50A isoform X2 yields the protein MTTLTDPSVLPKTKKPSDSAFKQQRLPAWQPILTAGTVLPTFFVIGIAFIPVGIGLLYFSEEVKEHSIDYTNCISNSSASGNETKCADIIALNSSAVCYCEINFTLTNEFGGNVYMYYGLTNFYQNHRRYVKSRDDNQLLGQLSQTPSSDCKPFAYSYVNNTEMPIAPCGAIANSLFSDELTLWSHVHQNFVPLLNYGIAWPSDKSIKFANPKGYDTLEDAFKDYAKPKNWSKAIYELDTKNVSNNGFQNEDLIVWMRTAALPSFRKLYRRIDHSQDSFKGGLVRGNYSLIVKYSYPVAAFEGTKRMILSTTSLLGGKNPFLGIAYIVVGCVCLILGIALLIIHIKCSKSKLM from the exons ATGACGACCTTGACGGACCCCTCCGTCTTGCCAAAGACTAAAAAACCATCCG ATAGTGCATTCAAACAGCAACGGCTCCCTGCGTGGCAACCAATTCTTACAGCTGGAACAGTTCTTCCAACATTCTTTGTAATAGGAATAGCTTTCATACCAGTTGGCATAGgattactttatttttcggagGAGGTCAAGGAACATTCCATCGATTACACTAATTGCATTTCCAATAGTTCAGCTTCTGGTAACGAAACAAAATGTGCCGACATAATTGCTTTGAATTCCTCAGCTGTGTGCTATTGTGAAATTAACTTCACATTGACAAACGAATTTGGTGGTAACGTTTATATGTACTATGGCCTGACCAATTTTTATCAGAATCATAGACGATATGTTAAATCTCGTGATGATAACCAGCTATTGGGCCAGTTAAGTCAGACACCATCCAGCGACTGTAAACCTTTTGCTTATTCTTACGTAAATAACACTGAAATGCCTATAGCCCCTTGTGGAGCAATAGCAAATTCGTTGTTCAGTGACGAGTTGACTCTTTGGTCCCATGTGCACCAGAATTTTGTTCCATTATTGAATTATGGCATAGCTTGGCCTTCTGATAAATCCATCAAGTTCGCAAATCCTAAAGGTTATGATACTTTGGAAGACGCTTTCAAGGACTATGcaaaaccaaaaaattggTCCAAAGCTATTTATGAATTGGATACAAAAAATGTTAGCAACAACGGATTTCAAAATGAAGACCTAATTGTCTGGATGAGAACGGCAGCCCTTCCTAGTTTCAGGAAACTGTATCGCAGAATTGATCACTCTCAAGACAGTTTCAAGGGAGGATTAGTTCGTGGAAATTACAGCCTCATCGTTAAATACT CATATCCTGTAGCAGCATTTGAAGGTACCAAACGGATGATATTAAGTACCACCTCACTTTTAGGGGGTAAAAACCCTTTCCTTGGCATTGCCTATATCGTAGTAGGCTGCGTCTGTTTGATATTGGGAATCGCCTTGTTGATTATTCATATTAAATGCTCTAAGAG CAAACTAATGTAA